GGGGGCAGAGAGATCACTGGGGGGCTGTGCTGTGGAAGGGGGTGTTTCTGTAGGGTTGGGGGGCCTCTCTAAGGGGGTGATGTCCATGTCCCCTGGGTGGGAGATTGGCCCATTTccttcctgcagggctgggctgggggtctgAAGCCACCGGTTCCTCGCGTCCTGATGCCTCCTGTGTCCCCCCCCAGGGCTACACCCCCCTGCACATTGCCGCACTGCATGGGCACCGCCAGGTCATGGACCTGCTCGTCCGGAGCTACGGTGAGCAGCACCCGCCCCAGGGACCTGCCCCCCCTGGCCTGGGGCCCTTCTGATGACACCACTGGCACAGGAAAGCActgggaagggggttgggtggggcTGACGCCAAGGGCCCCACCCGCTGGGTGacccctgtgggggtgggggtcatgcCCCAGGGCGTGGAGCCCTCCTGGTGCATTCTCCATCGCCAGGCCGGAGCTGAGCTGTGTGTCCCGGCAGGTGCCAAGCAGAACGTGCGGGATTACAGCGGGCACCTGGCCAGGCACTACCTGAGAGCAGACAAGCCCCTGGACAGAGCTGCCACGATGCCCCGTGAGAAATgccccttgtctgtctgtctgtccacccTTCGGGGGCCCCGTCTCCCTGtggggccccctgccccagctccaggggtCGGGCGCCTCCCTCGCAGCCTCTCCAGAAGGCGGGTCCATGGTGGGGTGTGGGGCCACAAGCACGTGTGCATGGGGGAGAGCACACAAGCCAGGGCCTGGCTGCCTGCGGGGAGGGGCCGTGTAAGGGCTGGGCACTCCCTGCCACCCTGTGCACCCgctgagctgcagctgtgcccccagggccgggggggggctgccgggggcggggggggctgggggttgtaggccctgctgggagggggctgcgTCTCCTGCcctgacactgccctgccctctctctcccccagagcTGCCAGAAGTGCACGGCAGGAACAGGGCTCTGGCCTGCCTGCTCTTGCCCAAGGGCAGCAGCCGGGCCCGGAAGCGCTGGGGCTCTGCCGAGGAcctgatggaggaggaggagtgggggcaggcgcAGCACCTCACCGTGCCAGACTCGTACCGCACCGTGCGCAAGTTCTCCCGCTAGTGGGGCCGGCTgccggcccctgccagccccggccccagTCCCACCCGCTGCCGGGGGGCTCAGGCTGCCCCGGGTGCTCGGGGTCTGGGGAAGGGCAGTGGATGGGCCCTGCTAGCGACTGCCCGGCCGGAGCAGGGCCAAGAGGCGCCGTGTTTCCCAAAGTTCATACTAACACAGCTCCTCCCCCTATCCAGGCCTGACCTGCAGCCGCTGCTGTCCTGCCCTGGCGACTCCCATGTCCGTGGCGCTGACCATCGCCCTCCGTGGTGGGGCTCGCTCGGTTACAGCCCGGCTGCACCTCGCCCCTGCCGCACTCTGCTTTTTTCTAATGGATCCTGACACTGAAATAAAACACTGCGTGCAGCTGTGGGTCTGGGTCTGCCTGAGCCCCGGCCAGGTGTGGGGGCAGAGTCCAGTCCTCGGGGTCGGGGGCACCCTCCCGCCAGGGACTGAGTGAACGGCGGGGCTGAGGACCAgagcccctgggggcagggcggggtggcACCAGGGTGAGAGGCTGACGTACACCCGCCCATGCTCGCCCTGCTGCTGGGGTCTCCCCGGCACCgcggagcagctgctgctgtttggaatCTGTCCCCCTGCTGCCGGCCCTGCCCGCCGGGGCTCGCCTGCCCCTCCGCAGGCAGCGAGGGTGCAGATCGCAGTGGTTCTGCCCAGGGCTCAGTAATGGACCCTTCAGCCGGGGCCACTCCAGCCACCCACAGCTGGGCTCAGTGCACCCCGGTAGCACGGGGCACCGCCctgagga
This sequence is a window from Eretmochelys imbricata isolate rEreImb1 chromosome 13, rEreImb1.hap1, whole genome shotgun sequence. Protein-coding genes within it:
- the LOC144273342 gene encoding uncharacterized protein LOC144273342 isoform X2; amino-acid sequence: MFGGRVSCPKWKVLAAVPHVGPVPRWLWGPRAMLLTRLLLCPTLLPVPAGAAIHLAREQFTALHWAAKHGKEDMASLLVAAGADVNMRAGYTPLHIAALHGHRQVMDLLVRSYGAKQNVRDYSGHLARHYLRADKPLDRAATMPQLPEVHGRNRALACLLLPKGSSRARKRWGSAEDLMEEEEWGQAQHLTVPDSYRTVRKFSR
- the LOC144273342 gene encoding uncharacterized protein LOC144273342 isoform X1, producing MEPLGERCWCLCPAPVPRWRCDAGSASSRESGAGGGAEVALPEPSMGGARPCQGMGEAGLGVLSRPCLSPQTALHWAAKHGKEDMASLLVAAGADVNMRAGYTPLHIAALHGHRQVMDLLVRSYGAKQNVRDYSGHLARHYLRADKPLDRAATMPQLPEVHGRNRALACLLLPKGSSRARKRWGSAEDLMEEEEWGQAQHLTVPDSYRTVRKFSR